The genomic segment TCGCAGATCTCAAGGGACTTATACTCAAAGGCCAGGGCCCGGTCGGTCTGACCGGTCTCGTCGCAGAGCATTCCCAGATAATGATACGCCCTGGCGGCATCATAATGCATTTCGCCGCAGCGCCTTTTTGTTATTTCAAGGGACCGCACAAACGATGATTCGGCCGCAATATAGTCATAATTATATAGCTGATATGAACCGATCTTGCACACCACATAAGCGACCAGGCTGTCATCCGGCCCGCAAATACGCTCGACCTCCTGCAAAGCCAGGGCGCCCAGAACACGGGCCGAGTCCAAATTTCTCGCCGTGGCCTGTGAGTCGGCCAGATTCAGATAATCCTCCCACTGATCGGCCATGACCGGCATGTTAAAAAACAGCCATAATACCGCCACTGCTGCGAATATAAATCGTTTATCCACGCCACAATCCTGTGTGATAAAGTGTGCGCCAAAGCACCGGGATGAAAAATCAGAGTGAGTCAAACCAATCCGGTTTAATTTAAATATATGCATGAAGGCGAATCATGCAAGCATTTTCGACAAAAGATCGCAGGCAAATTATAATAACCATTTCCCAATAGCACTCTAACCGCCGGCGTTTTACGATATTTTTTTCAAACAATATTTTTTTCTGTAAGATTCGGGCCGCTTAACTGATTGGATTCATGAAGAGCATAATATGAGCACGGGAAATCTTTGACAACGACCGGGGATGAAAACTACCACACGGCAACACCATAAACACATTTGGGCAAACTTATTAGCATAATCCACGTTCTGAAGTTCGCTGTCCGCATCGCTTAATAAATTTAAAAAGAAAGGAGGTTTAAAAGGACACACAGATGTCGGTCCCGGAGACAGGGCAATCCGGTTAATGCGTGGGATCAATTAATAGGACTTTTAGGAAGTCTTATACCTTAGGAGGAAAGATGAGAAAATTGTTATTTTTTTCGGTAATCATGCTGTTTTTAGCGGCGATTACGGCCAATGCCGAGCGCATCGTAGTGGACAGCACGCTCGCAGATATCGTGGTCACGGTGTTGGAATCCAGCGATACAAGAACCGTGATTAAGTTTGATATCGGAGCATATGACAGGGAAGAAGTCAATATTAGTGGAGATATTTACTACAAGATCAGTTGCGGCGAAGAGGGCAAAATTCTGAATGAAGGCGCCCCGGAATTACCGATGATCTGCAGAAGTATTATTATCCCTGATGACGCCCAAATGGCTGTCAATGTTTTATCATCGAACTTTATTGACTATCACGGCACCCCGGTTGCACCATCGAAAGGAAGCTTATTGCGAACCGTGTTGCCGGACACCATTCCTTATACCTTCGGTGATGCCTATTTCAGTCCGGGCTGGTCCCCGGCGACTCTGGCGGAAATCGGCGAACCCTTTATCTTCAGGGATTACAGGGGATTGATAGTCGAACTGAATGCCTTTCAGTATAATCACCAGGACACGGTCCTGCGTGTTTACAATTCGGTAACATTGGAGGTGGTCAACACCGGCCCCGGCGGAATCAATGTATTTACCAGAAGTCGAAGCGAATTGGAACTGATACCCGATTTTGAACAAATGTATGAACGCCGCTTTATTAATTATGATTACAATACCGGCAGATATCCGGTTGTAGATGAAACGGGAGAAATACTCATTATTACGGCGGATGCATTTCATAATCTGGTTTTGCCTTTGGTCGATTGGAAACTTCAAAAAGGGATTAAGACGACATTGGTCAACGTCTCGACGATCGGCAATACCGTGTCACAGATTTACAATTACATCGACCAGTTTTACGACACCCATAACCTGGCCTTCGTCCTTCTGGTCGGTGACGCCGAATTTGTGGCGGTTCCATATGACCAGGGCGATTCCGATCCTTATTATTCCAGACTTGACGGCACCGACAACTGGCCCGAAATCTTTGTCGGGCGCCTGTCTGCGTCCAATAATACTGAATTGGAAACACAGATATTAAGGACGGTCAATTATGAAAAGACGCCGTTTGGCGGCAGTTGGTACCAGAAGGCGACCGGGGTTGCCTCCAATCTCGGACCCGGCGATGACGGCGAATATGATTACCAGCATCTCAATAATATCAGGACCGGTCTCCTGAGCTATGGCTATACCCTGGTCGATCAGATCTATGACCCGACCGCGACCAGCTCTATGGTCACGACCGCCCTCAATAATGGTCGCAGTCTGGTCAATTATACCGGCCATGGCGACTATGATCACTGGGTCACTTCCAGTTTTTATATCTCGCATGTAAACAGCCTGACGAATGAGTTCATGCTTCCACTGATTATCAGCGTCGCCTGTTATAATGGCGATTTTGTCGGTCAAACCTGTTTTGCCGAGGCGTGGCTTCGCGCTACAAACAACGGCAATCCGACCGGAGCCATCGCCGCTTATATGTCATCGGTATCACAGTCATGGTATGAACCCATGGAAGCTCAGGATGAGGCGAATTTCCTGATAGTCAGTGAAGCCAAATCGACGATAGGCGGGATTTGTTACAACGGTTCCTGTAAAATGATGGAAACCTACGCTCAAAATTACAATAGTGTTCAGATGTTCAAGACCTGGCATATCTTCGGCGACCCTTCGGTTCAGTTATTCACTAAATCCCCGGCGGTTATGGCGGTATCTCATGATACGTACATCGAACCCTATGCGGTCACATTCGACGTCACCGTGAGCGGGATTGAAGGCGCCCTGTGCGCTCTTTATGAGAATGGTATCCTTCATGGATCCGCATATACCAATTCATCGGGAATAGCGATTATTCCGATTGATATCGCCCTGCCGGCAAGCGGCGAGATCACTCTGACAGTGACCGCCTTCAACCAGGAGCCATATATCGCGGCCCTGCCGATTGGCTATCAGGAGCCAATTTCCTTTGTTATTCCATCCCAAAACGCGCTGGATGTCATGAAAACCTCTCCGATATTTGTCGTCTTCAATCAGGAAATGGACGGCTCGACATTCAACAATTCCACATTCAAGGTCATTGGCAAAACCACCGGACAATATCCCGGAACGGTATTCTATGCGACCGGTAGTCAATACGCCACGTTCACTCATACCGTCGATTTTAAGGAAGGCGAAGAAATAACCGTCGTCCTGACGGACGGTCTGGAAACAAGCGGCGGTCTGCCGCTGGAAAACGGCTACACCTGGTCATTCACGACGGCAAGCTGTGCCTCCGCCGATTTTGGTCCAAGCATCGAATATGCCACCTATGCCAATCCGAATAAGGCCACCGCCGCTGATTTCAACGGTGATGGGTTTGTCGATATCGCCACAAGCAGTCAGACCAGGAATTATGTCTCGATACTCCTGAACAATGGCAGCGGCGGTTTCCCGACCCATACAGATATATATCTTGGCGATAGTCATGGGCCCAATGGAATTTGCGCGGCTGATTTCACAGGTGATGGTTATATCGATCTGGCGACTTCGAATTATGCCAGCGATAATGTCACCATTCTCGCCAATAATGGAAACGGCATTTTTTCGATTCAGGGTGAATATCAGGTGGTCGACATCCATGGCGGGTGCTACCCGGCCGACATGAATGGGGATGGTCATATTGATCTCGTCATAGGCATCGGCAGTGGGACTCCCGATTACATTGCCGTTTTTTATAATAACGGCAATGGCACCTTCAGCCAGCTGACTCGTCTGGAGGTTCTTGATAACCCCTTTGATCCCAAGGCGGCCGATTTTAACAATGACGGCGCCCTTGACCTGGTCATTGTTAACGCCTGGTCCGATTCAGCCTGTGTCTTTCTCAACGACGGAGAGGGAGGCTTTGGCCCCAGAGTCGATTATTATACCGGGGACCGACCGCTTGAAATTGCGACTGCCGATCTCAACGGGGATGGCTTCGTGGATTTCGCAGTAAGCAATAAGACCGATAATAAGGTCACAATCCATATGAATGACGGTAACGGCGGTTTCGGGTTATACTCGACGGTCAGCCCGCTTTACGGCCCTGAGGCCATCAATGCGGCCGATTTTGATGGTGACGGCGATATGGATCTTGTTACCGCGAATCGTGACGACATGAGTGTTACTATCCTTTGGAACAACGGCAGTGCGAGCTTCACCATAGATGCTCTTGATGACTATTGCGATACCCAAATGTATTGCAGCGGTGTTGACATTGTCGCGGCTGATCTGGACAGCGAAGGCAGTATTGATCTCTTTACGGTCAACATCGACGATAATGGAACCATTTCGGTAATGAAGAATTTCGGCCCCCCGGATGCGCCAGTGCTATACTCACCGGTCAATGGCAAGGTACTGCTGGCACCTGCCCAGCCAACCTTGAATTGTAATGATGTAGCGACTGCCTTATACTATAATTTCCAGATAGATGATGATCCTAATTTTGGCTCGCCAATTTCTTCGCCAACATTTCTTGCAGAATCGCAATGGACAGTTTCCCAATCCCTAAGTGCCGGAACCTACTACTGGCATGCGCGTGCAATAAACAGCTGCGGCTACGGTCAATGGTCGGATGTCTGGACAATAGTCGTCACAAATGGCGGCGGATCCTCCTGCCCGGTCCTGTTCAGCTATAACGGCCGGGAATTCATCGAGGAAAATCCGCTCCTGACTGCCTGCGAAAAATCCGGCTATGTCGATATCGTCACCGACTATTACCATGTCAACAATGAAGTCGTCCCGGTCAACGACAAAGTGACCTTCCAGCTCAAGGAAGTTGAAGATGAAATTACCTACCTGGATAACTTCGAGCTGATTACGGTAGATCATAGTAAGTCCACCGGCGTCGGCTGTTCGGTCGACGGCCGGATATTTACTTATCAAACATCGATCGCCCCGCTTTCGGTGATCGATCAGGATGGCACCGACTGGACGGCGATTGTTCAGGAAAGCGACGGCGAATCGTTTGCCTCGGAAATTTCGGGCGCATTGCTCGTCGTTTTTCCGAATATCGAAAGTTCGGCCGGCATAAGTATTGACGCGGTTACCAAGAACCCGTGCCCGTATGAGGACCCGGGTGATCCTCCCAAAGCCGCGGTCAACAACTACACCCCCAGTTCGATGGTCGTCGAACAATTGACGGCCGACGGCAGCTGGGTTGTCCTCAGCGATGTTCCCTCACGGGAAAATCCTGCCGGCGCTCTCATTATGAATGATCCTTCCCTTGCCGGAAATACTGAAAATATCACGATCCGCATTACTTGGGAAGGCCGCTTCAGCACCGATGAAATTAGACAGTACATTCCATCCGATGAGACCCCGCTTATCAGAACCCTGGCGGCCGATAATTTCAGGCTGAATCTTAAGAATCCGGCGCCGAAGATATGGCAGGGTTTTGAAACATCCGGAAGGCTGGAACTCCGAAGAGACGAATTTATCGAGTTCTCGTTCGACGTCGATAATATCGATAATCCGTCGATGACACGCGATTATATTATACGTGCCGTCGGACGGTATCATCCCGATTATTCGGTATTTACGCATCTCATGCCGAATCAGTTCCAGCTCTATAACAACTATCCCAACCCGTTCAATCCCAGCACTAAAATCGCCTATGATCTTCCGTCACCGGTTCAGGTGAAGGTAGACGTTATCAATATTCTCGGCCGTCATGTCGCGACTCTTGTCGATGAGTCTCAGCCGGCCGGCCATTATGAGGTGATCTGGAACGGGAGGGATAATGACGGCAACGATGTCTCCAGCGGCATTTATCTCTATCGCTTGACTGCCGGAGATTTCACCTCCTCGAAAAAGATGATTTTACAGAAGTAAGATCATTATGCTGTGCTTAACAGGGCCGCATCAGCGGCCCTTTTTTATCCCCCAAATTACCCATCACTTTTTTTGGCGAATCCCTTGACAATCCACTCATTCTGATAATAATTTTAAGACACGACTCGGCACGACATCCCGAATATAAACATAAGTTTGCAGATCAGGAATCAGGGCTGAAGCTGTCAGTTCGATTATAAGATATGGCGGACGGCGAAGACATGCAGCTGGAATCCAATTGTAGACTTTTAATATTATAGAAACAAAGGAGGATTACTCATGAATGGTTCGGACAACGCCGAAACCGGGATCAGAAGACTTTGCGCTCTGGTGATAGGGCATAAGAAAAACTCCGGAGGTGCGGTCAATGCCGACAGCGGTCTGTCGGAATTTGAATTTAATGATCGACTGGCTGTTATGATCGAACACAAGGTGACCGGGGCCGATGTGCAGCGAGTGTACCGCCGTACCTATGATACGCTTCCCCATGACCTTAACGAACTCAATCCGGATTTTATCATCAGTCTTCACTGCAACTCATTCCAGCTTAAGGCGACCGGGACGGAGGTGCTGTACTATCATAAATCCGACCGGGGGAAAAGTGCCGCAAAGATACTGCAGAAACATCTGGTCAGGCACCTTCAGCTGAAAGACCGCGGCATCAAACCCAAAAATGCCGAGGAACGGGGGGGATATCTTTTAAAATATACCAAGGCCCCCTGCCTCATCGGCGAGTCGTTTTTTATCAGCAATAACGATGATCTGGCGCGGGCGCAGGAGGATTTGGACGGGCTGGCCGGGGTCTATGCCGCTGCTATCGACGAAATCGCCCTGAACGACGGGATCTCGGGCTGGAAGAGCTGAAATCCCGGCTCACTGCAATTTGTGAAGCTCCGTTTCGAGTTGTGTCACCAGGGCATCGGTCAGATCGATGATGGCCTGGTATGTATGCGGATCGGCCATATCGACACCGGCCCGCTCCAGGAGATTCATCGGGTAGTCGCTGCCGCCGGCCCTGAGCAGGCCAAGATATCTGTTGACGGCCGCCTCTCTCGCTTCACCCGTGTTTGACATGACATCACTTATCAGGCGGGTGGAAGCGGCGTAGCTCGTGGCATATTTATAAACATAATAGGGGCCGAAGTAAAAATGCGGGACGGTCGCCCAGTAATAACCGAGCAGCGAATCTTTGGCCATGGCATCACCATAGAAATCATCGACAACCTGTAGGTACAATTCGTTCAGCGTTTCCGCCGTGACCGGCTCACCTTTTTCCACCTTCTGATGCGCCCGCCATTCGAAATCGGCAAATAAAACCTGTCGATAAAAAGTCTTGTAAAGATCATCGATGGTGTACTGCAGAAGATAAATCTTTTCTTTCGGATCCTGGCTCTTGTCCAGAAGATAGCGAAGCAGCAACTGCTCGCCTCCGGTGGAAGCTACCTCGGCGACAAATATCGAATAGCCGGAGGTCGGATATGGCTGGCTTTCTTCGGCGAGCACCGAATGCATGGCATGTCCCATTTCATGGGCCACGGTGAACATCTCACCCATCGTTTCATTGTAATTGACAAGAATATAAGGATGCACCCCGTAAACACCGGAGCAGAAGCCGCCGGTGCTCTTGCCGTCGTTTTCGTACACATCCACCCAGCGGTCATCGAATCCGTTACGAAGTTTGGATTGATATTCCTCGCCAAGAGGCACCACTGACTCGGTAATCCAGTTTTTTATTTCATCATATTCGTATTTTTTCTCGAAGTCAATTATCGGAACATACCGATCGTACATATGAAAAGAATCGAGGCCGAGATATTCTTTTTTCAGATTGAAGTACCGCCTGATCGCCGCGGAGCCCTTTTTGACGGTCTCGATCAAATTGGTGAAGACTTCGGTCGGGACATTATCGTTATCCAGATAACTTTCGAGCGTCGTGGCATATTTGCGCGCCTGGGCGGTCGCCCAGTCACGTTCCAGCACGGATCCATATATAGTCGCATAAGTATTGCGGTTGGTGCTGTAGATCGTCATGGTGCTTTCGAAGGCCATTCGCCGGTCTTCCGGGTCGCGATCGGTCACGATCAGATTCATATACCGCCCCTCGGTCAGCTTGACCTCCTGACCGTCGGAAGTGGTAATAGTCGGGTATTTGACATCGGCCGTGGTCAGGGCATCGTAAGTACGCACCGGCGAACCCTGGAAACTGGAGAAATACGACAGCAACTGCTCCTGCGCGGCGTCGAGTGTATGCGCCTGGCGCCTGAATTCATTCTCGATTTCCACCCGGTATTCCTTGAGGGCCGGTTTCGCAGACATCCATGACTGAAGAATATCCCGGTTTAAATTGAGCAGTTCCGGTGTGAACCATGATTGCGCAATCCGGTATTTTTTCCCGATGGCCCGCACCCTTTGATATATCCCGCCTATTTCATTGTTTTTCACATCGACGGCATATTGCAGACCGACATACGAGGAAACACTGTCATTAAGCTTATCGATCCGGTCGCGGGAGCGGAAGACCTTAAGGAGGTTATCGGGGTTCTCGGCAAGCGTCCCCTGGAGTGTCGCGAAATAATCGACCAGCGAATCGAGCCGGGCTAAGTCGCTTTCCCATGTCTTCCAGTCGGGGTAGATGTGGCTGAAATCCCACTTGTATGAATCCGGGATAGAATCCCTGACCAGTATCCGCTCCTCGGCGGAAACAAGACCGGAGACAAAAATCATTATTATTACAGTCAGACCCAGAACCCGAATAGCCGGGAATAAATTTTTCCTCGAAAGCATAACCTGTCCTCTTTTAATGCCGTGGCGGCCGTTATTTACCAATGCGGTAGTTGTCTTCTGCCCACACCCCCAGCCCCTTGCCGGTTCGCCGGGCCAAGCCGGATGGCATAATATAACAGAAAAGACCGTAAGCGGCAAGACCGGGCGGTGAGTTATTTAAGAGAGTGGAATTATCCATTAACACTGTGAGCAGTCCGGGTAAGGCACCTCTGACCTTCGGGTTATGGGCTTGTACAATAGTCCTGACAGCAGAAAGCACCAGACACTAACCGTCTTAATGGCAATAGATTAAATAAACCCGGCCTCTGCCGGTTTTGGCTAATTCTGTTAGAAAAATGTTGGACTTGCATTAGTTGTTTCGCTTTGGCTATATTTGTAACGGTCTCAGTCCTCTCATATATGAGATTGAAGTATTTGTGCCAGGAATAATATTACCGGACAAGTGAGAGCCTATGAATTATTGCTGCAATTTCTTAATCAGACAAAAGGAGAATATCATGATGAGATATTGTTTCATGCTTTTGTGCCTAATACTACTTATTCTGCCCGGTATGAGTCACGGGGAAGTAAATAATTCCAAACCCTTGGTATATGTAAACCATGTATATGTTACCCTTGACAGTGCCACCTATTCCTCTGTAAGTAATTCCGATTTCTTAAAAGACATCTTTAGCGCCTGCATCACAAAGACAATTGCTGCCGACAGCGGACAATCTTGGACCGGTACTTATGTTTGGGGCGAAAACACCTACATCGAATTCTTCAATATCGGAGAGTATGAGAACAAAGGATATTCCGGAATAGGCTTTGGTGTTGAAGTTGAAAACGGGATCGAGCATCTCCATAAACAGTTCACCGACTCAGGGATGACAAATATCTGGAAAAACGTGAGGTATCGACAGATCGATGACAAAGAAGTTCCCTGGTTCCAAATGTTCGGTTTCTTAAGTGAAGATACTACTCTCAGTTTCATAACCAATACCTGGGCCATGGAGTATAAGAACGAATATATGATATCCAAGTATCCGGACCGCAACCATGACTCTCTTGACATCACACGAAAATGTTATAATCAAGAGGAGTACCGAAGCGATTTGCTATTGAAGGATATTGTAGAACTCGAACTAGCCGTGGACGATCCTGATTATAGCAAGTTGTTGGATGAGTTTAAGAATTATGGTTATCAGGTAAAGCAGAACGGGGCGTTAACCGTAGCAAATGGGCCGGATATTCGGATAATTCTTCGAGCCAAATCAGAGAATCAAGCGGGTATCTGCAGAATCAAGTTTTCCTTAACTGACAAACGGTATGAACCGCAAACGGAAATATTCAACAACAAGTCAAAATTGATACTGAACTCAGACAAGACAGCGGAGTGGTATTTCGACATATAGTGAGGGGTGGCAATTCACTCCTTCGGATTATAAGACTATGCAAAAATCCCAATAGTAGAAAATACCAGATAAAACTACCCCGACCTTCGGGTTGGCAGTCTTAAGGTAATTGGATTCTGTGCACTCTCATAACTGATTGTGGAATAATAATTTTGGTAGCGGGGCGGCGCAATTCGTTAAATTGGAAGCTGATATTCCGCTTTTCAGGGTTGTTATAATGGCGGCTTAATGTTAATGCGGAAATAAGAGTATCCGGGAAAGGCCGTTGCTTTCCCTCGGGTCATTGGGCGACAATGATCTAAATAAATACTACTATGTGTGGTACATAAGGCCAATTCATGGCAATTAAAACGCCTATTCATTTTGCTATTTCCCTTGTCTATTTATGACCATTTAGGGCAAGGAAAGTCATCAATTTGTTCACTTAGTCTGCGCGATGTTAGATGGGTCTTATTTAAGCCGCTTGCATAAGCTGGGCAGGCTTTGCGAGACCATTTGAATAGCCGAAGTCCTGGGCGTCCAGCCCTCGACCATCTACCAGTGGACACACCAGGGCTATATCCCCCATATCAAGATCGGCAAGTTCGTGCGGTTTAAGGAGAAAGATGTGGAGAAGTGGGTGGAGAAGAAGGTGAATAATGGGCGGGAAACCAAAAAGATCGACCTGCGGATGATTGAGTCATATAACCGCCTGTGAACACATTTTCTGCCTTGACAAAAGCAATAGCTTTCATATATTTACATTAATAGACCAAATTTTCATATCTGGTTTCTAAACATCTTAATAAGAGCACATCACAGAATCCGGCAGACTGTGAATATATATGCCAAGGTCTAAAAACGAGAATAGCGATCGAAATAGTAGTATTATTTCAGTAGTTTTTTATACAGCCTGGAGTAAATAATCTGTATTGAATATAATTTAATCAAAAACGATATAAGGAGGATGACATGGCCGGATTTGTTAACCTTCAAAAGCTGTTTTTGCTTTTTATTATGTCGGCCCTGGCCGTATCTGTCATGGCCGATGTGCCGCAGACAATTAACTATCAGGGTCGTTTGACAGATGCGGCCGGTGATCCGGTTGCTGACGGACCCTACCTGATCAAATTCAAAATTTATGGTTCTCCAACAGGTACTGATTCGCTATGGTCAAGCGGTTTTCAGGCGGTGACCATTACTGATGGATTATTCGATTATAAATTGGGTGCATCAATTTCTATGCCCGCCAATTTGTTTACAACACCCGCCCGCTACCTGGGAATTACGGTTGGAACTGATGCGGAGATTTCGCCTCGAATTCAATTGGTATCCGTTCCATATGCATCTCATTCGCAAAATGCTGATTATGCCAATTTAGCCGACAATGCTGAAACCCTTGCAGGTGAAGGGCCGGATTTCTACCTTAATTGGGGCGATATGACCAATGTCCCGGCCGGGTTTGCCGATGGTATCGATGATGTCGGGAGTGGCGATATTACCGGAGTTACGGCCGGTTCTGGTCTAACGGGCGGCGGTACATCGGGCAGCGTAACCGTAGCGGTCGCCGCTAATGGCATTACCGCAATTTATATTGCAAACGATGCCGTTGGCTCCAGCGAAATTGCTACCAACGCAGTTGGTTCAGATGAAATTGCTACCAACGCAGTTGGTTCAGATGAAATTGCTGACAATGCCGTTTACAGCGCCGAAATTGCTGACGGCGCTATCGTTGATGCCGACATTAGTAACTCTGCCAGCATCTCGACTTCAAAGATAAGCGGCACGGCGGTTAACTTAAGTTCATTACAAACCATTACTGGAACCAAAACATTTGATAGTCAAATCTATCGTGAGAGCGACTATGACATTCCAGCCTCTCGAGTTGGGTTAAAGGTGAATTTAAGTA from the candidate division Zixibacteria bacterium HGW-Zixibacteria-1 genome contains:
- the pepF gene encoding oligoendopeptidase F, with product MLSRKNLFPAIRVLGLTVIIMIFVSGLVSAEERILVRDSIPDSYKWDFSHIYPDWKTWESDLARLDSLVDYFATLQGTLAENPDNLLKVFRSRDRIDKLNDSVSSYVGLQYAVDVKNNEIGGIYQRVRAIGKKYRIAQSWFTPELLNLNRDILQSWMSAKPALKEYRVEIENEFRRQAHTLDAAQEQLLSYFSSFQGSPVRTYDALTTADVKYPTITTSDGQEVKLTEGRYMNLIVTDRDPEDRRMAFESTMTIYSTNRNTYATIYGSVLERDWATAQARKYATTLESYLDNDNVPTEVFTNLIETVKKGSAAIRRYFNLKKEYLGLDSFHMYDRYVPIIDFEKKYEYDEIKNWITESVVPLGEEYQSKLRNGFDDRWVDVYENDGKSTGGFCSGVYGVHPYILVNYNETMGEMFTVAHEMGHAMHSVLAEESQPYPTSGYSIFVAEVASTGGEQLLLRYLLDKSQDPKEKIYLLQYTIDDLYKTFYRQVLFADFEWRAHQKVEKGEPVTAETLNELYLQVVDDFYGDAMAKDSLLGYYWATVPHFYFGPYYVYKYATSYAASTRLISDVMSNTGEAREAAVNRYLGLLRAGGSDYPMNLLERAGVDMADPHTYQAIIDLTDALVTQLETELHKLQ